The following are encoded together in the Corticium candelabrum chromosome 1, ooCorCand1.1, whole genome shotgun sequence genome:
- the LOC134180278 gene encoding uncharacterized protein LOC134180278, whose translation MPKLPHNFEELLCKTSANKKASKLWIRLKQNEYQEEAASHLRRNTKIMMEHWPQNGTFTPLHRCAGNDIYWLLLQTILTVLKIDPNIVDHDGDTALNRAASQGQLQSMNLLLQAGATTHNKNKLGNTAMHRAAMSGMEKAITLLNSDAIANTTTENEAGHTPFICAVRKGHVQVVKLLLQNSSERERVKAIHHVISIPNNNMPGTDVNTMFGILLSHSSLHDLDAHTYNGMSVCDRVAFLDIPAFQNKVKTRRNQLLARKLHCKKTPCDKSHHSKHRIKEYNAKSKCKLAEMNSKTKPTEIATKPAANSSSHQTKKSKNSTSNWSVKQSCLVPIDDDNADLSQDTHLASLKSFRNSTRDFPIQSSIVTSSLPQHTTNTHHSHIDGQLMVIKDIWALNLHLHIGPKSTNNIVVHHCENVHIESDVT comes from the coding sequence ATGCCAAAACTTCCTCATAATTTTGAAGAATTGCTGTGTAAAACATCAGCTAATAAGAAAGCAAGCAAACTTTGGATTCGGTTGAAACAAAACGAATATCAAGAGGAGGCAGCTTCACATTTGCGTAGAAACACAAAGATAATGATGGAACACTGGCCACAAAATGGAACGTTTACTCCCCTCCACCGATGTGCTGGGAATGATATATACTGGCTACTTCTTCAAACTATTCTGACTGTTCTGAAAATTGATCCGAACATAGTAGATCATGATGGAGATACAGCCCTTAATCGAGCAGCTAGCCAAGGTCAGCTACAAAGCATGAATCTTCTTTTGCAAGCTGGTGCCACCACTCACAACAAGAATAAATTAGGAAACACAGCAATGCACAGAGCAGCAATGTCAGGCATGGAAAAGGCTATCACTCTGTTGAACAGTGATGCAATTGCAAATACTACAACAGAAAACGAGGCAGGCCACACTCCTTTTATTTGTGCAGTAAGAAAAGGTCATGTACAAGTTGTTAAATTGCTGCTACAAAATAGCTCTGAACGTGAGCGTGTTAAGGCAATACATCATGTCATCAGTATaccaaacaacaacatgccTGGCACTGACGTTAATACCATGTTTGGCATTCTTCTTAGCCACTCCAGTCTACACGATCTAGATGCCCATACATACAAtggcatgtctgtctgtgataGAGTGGCTTTCCTTGACATTCCAGCGTTTCAAAACAAAGtgaaaacaagaagaaatcAACTACTTGCAAGGAAACTGCACTGTAAGAAAACCCCTTGTGACAAGTCACACCACAGCAAACACCGCATAAAAGAATACAACGCCAAGAGTAAATGTAAACTAGCTGAAATGAACAGCAAAACTAAACCAACTGAGATCGCCACCAAACCAGCTGCAAACTCATCCAGCCATCAGACAAAGAAATCAAAGAATTCAACAAGCAATTGGTCAGTAAAACAAAGCTGCTTGGTTCCCATTGACGATGACAATGCTGACCTCTCTCAAGACACACATCTGGCATCACTAAAATCTTTCAGAAACAGCACAAGAGACTTTCCAATTCAATCATCAATTGTGACTTCTAGTTTGCCACAACATACTACAAATACACACCACAGCCATATAGATGGGCAGCTGATGGTCATCAAAGACATATGGGCCCTTAACCTCCACCTTCACATTGGGCCGAAGTCCACAAACAACATTGTTGTCCATCATTGTGAAAACGTTCATATCGAATCAGATGTAACCTAA
- the LOC134185864 gene encoding cilia- and flagella-associated protein 251-like — protein sequence MATANDSVSTDVEITNTSGLHHTQSAVATAQSGASLGLTHHEEEGRTSALKLTWTFGLNKSVAVHNISDSNRKMIFYVAAHTGILYDYTENRESLLQGHSSIITCTCVSGNKRWLATADQGNDSMVIIWDSYTGIPVQTLFSPHHGGVAAMTMARDAKLLATIGAVFPQALSVWDWLSSDQPLYTVVVSPDYGLQMHVSFCDDDNHLLISNSTHQVIFYSSESGSLQYCAPVLDDKTFNKVVGTFSQSVFVPSTTRAMTATSIGNVVVWDHARPEGPGAPAVTGNPMMKRPLKMIHLQQSSITVMTLIDDNVVTGDSDGHVKFYDGKMRLKNWWDDLNSGPVAAISFACSTKSDILDGSNYPSSATIKAKPFVTPDFTVATSDATILNVTVDGNKKHLIHHEHSRDIHALAAYPFKPWLLIGSYSGLLKLWDYDKKVVLATRQFEKHQCVQCVTFDQKGKFVAVGFTNGTLQVVNFLTLEDECLPFKFSRDCITHVSFSYDCKYLATADIDLCVTVFKATSDQDQPPYQYVGKHRAHYKQIRGILFGNSLDTDEPILMSVGEDRLLVVYDLVNSSENDLRLLSSDRIEQSAVSNCIDWYPSVTKETFLVTANNQFKFKLYNSTTKMCRKTVLAPTYSTPIQRMAVLPSTKKEIPGEETRRYLMFITKNQVGLCLIPLDGNPFGNMALTAHPGQVTNVVHSHDGKILFTCGGSDAAVNMWIVNTDALEAGALLGGEGLVPFYSLLDGGQDGELFAEMEDYFYYAQLRHQGIDSMETRQVSDKVPLEEVPNIMRALGFFPSEQEIEDMQNEVKFSRYVSTGQYTTELDLGDIIQLYVNHRPTFGVNFTRLHQAFDVLGQRKADTLVLDRGRLLNLLQSKGEHITEAELADCLGALLGYTADGVDVEPPEAVVQLEEQLPEDITTQLFAENVLGFPCSSLT from the exons ATGGCAACTGCCAACGACAGCGTTTCCACGGACGTAGAGATAACGAACACATCGGGTTTACATCACACACAATCAGCTGTAGCTACAGCTCAAAGTGGAGCCTCTTTGGGGTTGACACATCATGAAGAAGAAGGACGAACATCCGCTCTT AAACTAACGTGGACATTTGGGCTAAACAAATCTGTTGCCGTTCACAACATATCAGACAGCAACAGGAAG ATGATCTTTTATGTAGCAGCTCATACTGGAATTCTATATGATTACACAGAAAACAGAGAAAGTCTTTTGCAGGGACAT AGCAGCATTATCACTTGTACGTGCGTCAGTGGCAACAAACGATGGCTGGCTACAGCAGACCAAGGCAATGACTCGATGGTTATCATTTGGGACTCTTACACAGG TATTCCTGTTCAGACATTGTTTTCACCTCATCATGGAGGAGTAGCAGCGATGACAATGGCTCGTGATGCAAAACTGTTAGCTACTATTGGAGCAGTCTTTCCTCAA GCATTGTCTGTTTGGGACTGGTTGTCTAGTGATCAGCCTCTCTACACTGTGGTTGTTAGTCCAGATTATGGTCTACAA ATGCATGTGTCATTTTGTGATGACGACAATCATCTTTTAATATCAAACAGCACTCATCAAGTCATCTTTTATTCATCA GAGTCTGGCAGTTTGCAATACTGTGCTCCTGTGTTGGATGATAAG aCATTCAACAAAGTTGTTGGTACATTCTCTCAATCTGTCTTCGTTCCTTCTACAACACGAGCAATGACAGCAACCAGCATTGGAAATGTAGTAGTATGGGACCATGCTCGACCAGAAGGACCTG GTGCTCCTGCAGTGACTGGAAATCCAATGATGAAGAGACCACTGAAGATGATTCATCTTCAACAGTCATCTATTACTGTTATGACTCTCATTGATGA CAATGTTGTTACCGGTGACTCTGATGGTCATGTGAAATTTTATGATGGCAAAATGCGTCTGAAGAATTG GTGGGATGACTTGAACTCTGGACCGGTAGCTGCTATATCATTTGCATGCAGTACTAAATCTGA CATTTTGGATGGATCTAATTATCCCAGTAGTGCTACAATCAAAGCCAAGCCATTTGTTACTCCAGACTTTACTGTTGCCACAAGTGATGCCACGATTCTCAATGTAACAGTGGATGGAAACAAGAAACAT CTTATTCACCATGAACACTCTAGAGATATTCATGCCCTTGCAGCGTATCCTTTCAA GCCGTGGTTATTGATTGGAAGCTATTCTGGTTTACTCAAACTGTGGGATTATGACAAAAA AGTTGTTCTGGCAACAAGGCAGTTTGAAAAGCATCAGTGTGTTCAATGTGTTACATTTGACCAGAAGGGAAAGTTTGTTG CTGTTGGGTTCACCAATGGAACACTTCAAGTTGTGAACTTTCTTACATTGGAAGATGAATGTCTTCCTTTTAAATTTTCTAGAGACTGCATTACCCATGTCTCATTTTCCTATGATTGCAAGTATCTTGCTACAGCT GACATTGATTTATGTGTGACTGTATTTAAGGCCACTTCAGATCAAGACCAACCACCTTATCAATATGTTGGCAAACATAGGGCTCATTACAAGCAAATTCGAG GAATTCTGTTTGGCAATTCACTTGACACAGATGAACCAATACTGATGTCGGTTGGAGAAGACAGGCTGCTG gtCGTGTATGATCTCGTCAATAGTTCTGAGAACGATCTTCGTTTATTGAGTTCTGATCGAATCGAGCAGAGTGCTGTGTCTAACTGTATTGATTGGTATCCATCAGTGACAAAAGAGACATTTCTTGTGACAGCAAACAACCAG TTTAAGTTCAAACTTTACAATTCTACTACAAAGATGTGTCGAAAGACAGTCTTGGCACCCACTTACAGCACACCTATACAAAG AATGGCAGTATTGCCTTCAACTAAGAAGGAAATTCCAGGGGAAGAAACTAGGAGATATCTCATGTTCATAACAAAGAACCAG GTTGGTTTGTGTCTCATTCCATTAGATGGAAATCCATTTGGCAATATGGCACTGACTGCTCATCCTGGACAG GTGACAAATGTTGTCCACTCACATGATGGAAAGATTTTGTTTACGTGTGGTGGCTCTGATGCTGCTGTGAATATGTGGATTGTCAATACTGA TGCTCTTGAGGCAGGAGCTCTTCTTGGTGGTGAAGGTTTGGTTCCTTTTTATAGTCTTTTGGATGGAGGACAAGATGGAGAGCTTTTTGCTGAAATGGAGGACTATTTCTATTATGCACAACTGAGACA TCAAGGTATTGACAGCATGGAAACGAGACAAGTGTCTGATAAAGTCCCATTGGAAGAAGTTCCAAATATCATGAGAGCACTTGGCTTTTTTCCGTCTGAGCAAGAG ATAGAGGACATGCAGAACGAGGTGAAGTTTAGTCGATATGTATCAACAGGGCAATACACGACTGAACTAGATCTTGGGGATATAATTCAAC TGTATGTCAATCACCGTCCTACATTTGGTGTTAACTTTACACGATTACATCAAGCATTTGATGTACTCGGTCAGAGAAAGGCGGATACTCTGGTACTGGATCGTGGGCGTTTGTTAAATTTGCTACAAAGTAAAG GGGAACACATAACTGAAGCAGAGTTAGCTGACTGTTTAGGCGCATTGCTTGGCTACACTGCAGATGGTGTTGATGTTGAACCACCAGAAGCAGTCGTACAGTTGGAAGAACAACTGCCAGAAGATATAACAACACAACTATTTGCAGAGAATGTGCTAGGATTTCCATGTTCATCTTTAACATAG